The following are encoded together in the Bacteroidales bacterium genome:
- the rfbG gene encoding CDP-glucose 4,6-dehydratase encodes MKDNLYSNIYKGRKVLVTGHTGFKGSWLCLLLHKLGADVYGYALKPHTTPSLYELAQVDQLVSSTIGDIRDYNLLLKTLKEVQPEVIIHMAAQAIVRESYKNPRETYEINVMGTVNLLDAARQVGSVKAILNVTTDKCYENKEWHWGYRENEPMGGYDPYSNSKGCSELVTASFRSSFFNPKEYKNHGVALASARAGNVIGGGDWADDRLIPDFIRAIMRGEKVKIRSPYAIRPWQHVLEPLSGYLALCEKLYTAGPAFAEGWNFGADDSDAKNVEWITHKICELWSNGAAYELDSTPQPHEASYLKLDCSKAKAELGWIPKWDIETTLRSIVDWNKAWLNGEDVRSVSEKQIDEFYK; translated from the coding sequence ATGAAAGATAATTTATACAGCAATATATACAAAGGACGAAAGGTACTGGTAACCGGCCATACTGGTTTCAAAGGCTCTTGGCTTTGCCTTTTACTCCATAAATTAGGAGCTGATGTGTATGGCTATGCATTAAAGCCTCATACAACCCCAAGTTTATACGAACTGGCACAAGTTGACCAACTTGTTTCTTCTACTATCGGAGATATCAGGGATTACAATTTGTTACTAAAAACACTCAAAGAAGTACAGCCTGAGGTTATCATCCACATGGCCGCCCAGGCAATTGTAAGGGAATCTTACAAGAATCCACGCGAAACTTATGAAATTAATGTGATGGGAACAGTGAATCTGCTTGATGCTGCCAGGCAGGTGGGCAGTGTGAAGGCAATTCTCAATGTTACCACTGATAAATGTTACGAAAACAAGGAATGGCATTGGGGATACCGTGAGAATGAGCCAATGGGCGGTTATGACCCCTACTCGAACAGCAAAGGTTGCTCTGAACTGGTAACAGCCTCTTTCAGAAGTTCTTTTTTTAATCCTAAAGAATATAAGAATCATGGTGTTGCTTTAGCTTCTGCACGTGCCGGTAATGTTATAGGTGGGGGCGACTGGGCCGACGACCGGCTTATACCGGATTTTATCCGTGCAATAATGCGTGGGGAGAAAGTAAAAATCCGGAGTCCTTATGCCATTCGACCCTGGCAACATGTACTGGAACCTTTATCCGGTTACCTTGCATTGTGCGAAAAGCTCTATACGGCCGGACCTGCTTTTGCAGAAGGTTGGAATTTCGGAGCTGATGACAGTGACGCTAAAAATGTAGAATGGATTACCCATAAAATATGTGAACTTTGGAGTAATGGCGCTGCCTATGAATTAGACAGTACTCCTCAACCACATGAAGCAAGTTATCTGAAATTGGACTGTTCAAAAGCGAAAGCTGAACTTGGATGGATTCCAAAATGGGATATCGAAACCACCCTCAGATCCATCGTCGACTGGAACAAAGCCTGGTTAAATGGAGAAGATGTAAGAAGTGTTTCTGAGAAACAAATTGATGAGTTTTATAAATAA
- the rfbF gene encoding glucose-1-phosphate cytidylyltransferase — protein MKVLILAGGLGSRLSEETALKPKPMVEIGGKPILWHIMKIYSSYGFNEFVILCGYKGYMIKEYFAHYFLHMADMTIDMTSNTITHHNNYAEPWKVTLIDTGLDTMTGGRIKRAQEYVGNEPFMLTYGDGVGDVDINQLVEFHMNHGKFITMTSVLPEGRFGALEIDESLKVKSFQEKPKGDGSWINGGFFVCQPEVFDYIEGDKTIFEIDPLENLAKDNQLYTYKHHGFWKPMDNQRDKSQMEELIEKNKAPWIKW, from the coding sequence ATGAAAGTTCTAATCTTAGCCGGCGGCCTTGGCTCCCGCCTATCCGAAGAAACAGCCCTTAAGCCAAAACCTATGGTTGAAATAGGTGGTAAACCCATCTTGTGGCATATCATGAAAATATACTCCTCATATGGGTTTAATGAATTTGTCATTCTTTGCGGATATAAAGGATACATGATCAAGGAATATTTCGCGCATTATTTCCTGCACATGGCTGACATGACTATTGATATGACCTCTAATACGATAACGCACCACAATAATTATGCAGAACCCTGGAAGGTAACTCTCATAGATACAGGATTGGATACCATGACAGGTGGGCGTATAAAACGAGCACAAGAATATGTGGGTAATGAACCTTTTATGCTAACTTATGGTGATGGGGTTGGCGATGTTGATATAAATCAACTTGTTGAATTCCATATGAATCACGGGAAATTCATAACCATGACATCTGTGCTGCCGGAAGGCCGTTTTGGTGCTCTTGAAATAGATGAATCACTTAAAGTTAAAAGTTTTCAGGAGAAACCTAAAGGCGACGGATCCTGGATAAACGGCGGTTTTTTTGTTTGTCAGCCTGAGGTCTTTGATTACATAGAGGGAGACAAAACAATATTTGAGATAGATCCGCTTGAGAATCTTGCAAAGGATAATCAGCTATATACCTATAAACATCATGGTTTTTGGAAGCCAATGGACAATCAACGTGACAAAAGTCAAATGGAAGAGTTAATTGAAAAAAATAAAGCACCATGGATCAAATGGTAA